The following is a genomic window from Lepisosteus oculatus isolate fLepOcu1 chromosome 24, fLepOcu1.hap2, whole genome shotgun sequence.
CCTCTAAATGTTCCAGTTtaaatttttttcaaaaaggacagaaacactgaaaaaaaacatgcattaatTTCCACTCAGCAGAAACTTAGACAAAATCAAAAAAGTCTCCACTTTTTCAATCCAGAAATGTGCTCTGCCCTTCAGAATTAACACTACGTGGGTTTTAAAACCAATTAATGAGTAATATCCCTTCATTCTAGCAGTGCTGTAACTTTGGAAGACAAGCAGATTTTACTGGAATCAAATTAGAAACTGCTATAATTCCCCTTCTTGATGTTCATAAAGTCTCAGTCAGCCAATGAACCTTGACTTCCAGAATTCTGTCCTAATATCTGATGCAGAGTTGCTGAGGCTCTGTTCTTGTTAGCTTGGATGCCACTGATCGCTATGAAGCCATCAAGtggctgaaaacaaaaaagaaaactatagCTGTACATGGTAAGAAAAAGCAAATGGTCTAGCAGAGATCATAGATTAGCTGCACAATAGGAAAGTGTTACAAACACAGCAAAGACTGGATTTCCAAATCTGTAGTATCATGGATCAGCATACTTAAACACTGTCATGAACGTAGTAACTGGACTACGCTGGTGATCCACTAAGTTCATGGGTTTGGCCCGAACTCtgattgtattattttgttCCATCCACATAAGAACAGGGTGACTTATGACGGCGTCCAGCCTCTCTGTGCTATTAGctggaaagcagaaggttttgTAAGTGGAGGAATATTGCTCGACCCTCTCATCATATTGTACGTCCAAAAACACATTCAGTTCTCTACACTCGTTCTTTGAGATGTTAAAGGTGACCTGGACAAATACAAAATAGTAACCATTCTCCTCCGTCTTCAGTGTGGTGCTGTTATCAAGTTTCACATTCTGTGAAATTCTTTCCTTCACTTTCCACTCCATGTACTCCCCTGAGGGCTGGGTGTCTGTGGAGggacaagaaagaaaatgattagCTTTGCGGAAAAGGCAGAGAATGACAGGTTCACACTGGCAGCAATTAAAAACATCGCGAGGCCAACTGCTGAGGCTGACTGTCATTAGGCCTGCAGATGACTGCAAACTACATCATGCAGAAGTCACAAATACCATTTCCTGATTCTCTGTGAATCCTGCGTTGGTTTCAACA
Proteins encoded in this region:
- the LOC107079875 gene encoding uncharacterized protein isoform X1; this encodes MFCFSACSSKLTYCKTETTHGALYAGNTILERKSPSILLSEGGTKPLDPPCQRRIVQINGSVMSEFFKNMSKSFMLLEVQDTQPSGEYMEWKVKERISQNVKLDNSTTLKTEENGYYFVFVQVTFNISKNECRELNVFLDVQYDERVEQYSSTYKTFCFPANSTERLDAVISHPVLMWMEQNNTIRVRAKPMNLVDHQRSPVTTFMTVFKYADP
- the LOC107079875 gene encoding uncharacterized protein isoform X2, with protein sequence MVYNTSIKRTRLCIAGMALFASLAIATCLVGLYVPKGGTKPLDPPCQRRIVQINGSVMSEFFKNMSKSFMLLEVQDTQPSGEYMEWKVKERISQNVKLDNSTTLKTEENGYYFVFVQVTFNISKNECRELNVFLDVQYDERVEQYSSTYKTFCFPANSTERLDAVISHPVLMWMEQNNTIRVRAKPMNLVDHQRSPVTTFMTVFKYADP